From Bacteroidales bacterium, one genomic window encodes:
- a CDS encoding helix-turn-helix transcriptional regulator yields MKAQKNNNLNGIAKETGEIVKIDTVQKYNDLFGLETLNPLVTVVDFSTMPPIAGVRAAYSLYCVFLKEVKCGDMTYGRQKYDYQEGTVVTTAPGQVYGFITKEKHIVPKGWGLIFHPDLIRGTSLGQNILNYHFFSYEVNEALHLSEKERAIVIDCMKKIQGELHHDIDKHSKKLIVRNIELLLDYCDRFYDRQFITRENENKDILTRFESLLNQYYTSGRAENEGVPSVAQCAEKLNLSSNYFGDLMKKETGISAQEHIQKFVIEQAKEKLLEGTRSVSEVAYELGFKYPQHFTRLFKQQVGFTPNDYRSKN; encoded by the coding sequence ATGAAAGCGCAAAAAAACAATAATCTCAATGGGATAGCTAAGGAGACCGGCGAGATTGTAAAGATTGATACCGTCCAGAAATACAATGATTTATTTGGGCTGGAAACTTTGAATCCGCTGGTGACAGTTGTGGATTTTTCCACTATGCCGCCGATAGCCGGAGTGCGCGCGGCATACTCTCTTTACTGTGTTTTTCTTAAGGAGGTTAAGTGCGGAGACATGACATATGGCAGGCAGAAGTATGATTATCAGGAGGGTACGGTGGTCACAACTGCGCCTGGACAAGTGTACGGCTTTATTACAAAGGAGAAACATATTGTACCAAAAGGATGGGGACTTATTTTTCATCCAGATTTGATAAGAGGAACGTCTCTGGGACAGAATATTTTAAACTACCATTTCTTTTCTTATGAAGTTAATGAAGCATTGCATCTGTCTGAAAAAGAGCGTGCTATAGTAATTGACTGCATGAAGAAAATTCAGGGCGAGCTGCATCATGATATAGATAAGCACAGCAAGAAGCTGATTGTCCGCAATATAGAGCTGCTGCTTGATTATTGCGATAGGTTTTATGACAGGCAGTTTATTACAAGAGAGAATGAAAATAAAGATATTCTAACAAGATTTGAAAGTTTGCTTAACCAATATTACACTTCCGGAAGGGCTGAAAATGAGGGTGTTCCAAGTGTTGCACAGTGTGCAGAGAAGTTAAATTTATCATCAAATTATTTTGGGGATTTAATGAAAAAGGAGACAGGAATTTCTGCACAGGAACATATTCAAAAGTTTGTAATAGAGCAGGCAAAAGAGAAACTTTTGGAGGGAACAAGGTCTGTGAGCGAGGTGGCGTATGAGTTGGGATTCAAGTATCCGCAGCATTTTACAAGGCTTTTTAAGCAGCAAGTTGGTTTCACTCCAAATGACTATAGATCAAAGAATTAG
- a CDS encoding carbohydrate-binding domain-containing protein yields the protein MKRKSEKADGPKEGNPLGVINNYFKFLFFCFTAFCFLTSCIKDGSSSDGSGSVSSTGMTTASASDPTITIPTETTINANGSGNSLADDSSGDAVDSADDDYLENSTFSTPVTITYSGTSAALSALPSGITAVVDGANVTITSTIKNVYYTLSGTTTDGSLKIYSDKKFELIFNGVNITSTTGAAINIQSSKTTFAVLTSGTTNTLADASSYSNVPSAEDCKGTFFSEGQIVFSGTGKLSVQGNYKHAICSDDYVRIRHGATVFVTGAVKDGIHVNDKFVMTGGLLNVTSAGDAVEAEEGTIEVNGGEIVIKSVGDGLKASYEKVDTNNDGVDDNGITPYVKVTGGKITSTTTGEKGHGINSTGDVTISGGTLALQAGGNGAKAIKSDANVSITGGTLTLKTTGPAFYDTDDKDISSPACINADGNLTFSGATLDAKSTGAAGKGISVDGTATFSGGTISIVTTGQKYTYGNDDSSPKGIKAEGNLAIDGGAIAVVTSGGEGSEGIESKAILTINNGTIEVQSYDDCINAAKSIVINGGKTYCFSSNNDAIDSNGTMTITGGVTLAVGTTTPEAGFDCDQNTFTITGGIIIGTGGDSSTPSSSTTQNTLLYGGSGGAGNCVNITNSSGNSVIMFKIPKTYSSMVLLVSTPSFATSSTYNIYGGGSISGGTSFHNYYTDATYSGGSKITSFTTSSTVTKVGTFTNGGGDNPGGGGQPGR from the coding sequence ATGAAACGCAAAAGTGAAAAGGCGGATGGCCCCAAGGAGGGCAACCCTTTAGGCGTTATTAACAATTATTTTAAGTTCTTATTTTTTTGTTTTACAGCATTTTGCTTCCTTACTTCCTGTATAAAAGACGGCAGTTCATCTGATGGTTCCGGCAGCGTTTCAAGCACCGGTATGACAACAGCTTCTGCCTCAGACCCTACAATTACAATTCCAACGGAGACCACAATTAATGCAAATGGTTCCGGAAATTCTTTAGCGGATGATTCATCCGGCGATGCTGTTGATTCAGCCGATGATGATTATTTGGAAAATTCAACTTTTTCAACTCCTGTAACAATTACATATTCAGGAACATCTGCGGCGTTGTCCGCACTCCCTTCCGGTATCACTGCAGTTGTGGATGGAGCAAATGTGACAATTACTTCCACAATAAAAAATGTATACTATACGCTGTCGGGAACTACAACAGACGGTTCATTAAAAATTTACAGCGACAAGAAATTTGAGCTGATTTTTAACGGAGTAAATATTACAAGTACTACCGGGGCGGCAATTAATATTCAATCTTCAAAGACAACTTTTGCTGTGCTTACTTCCGGTACAACTAATACTCTTGCTGATGCCAGCAGTTATTCTAATGTTCCATCTGCGGAGGATTGTAAGGGAACTTTTTTCAGCGAGGGGCAAATTGTTTTTAGCGGCACCGGAAAGCTCTCTGTACAAGGTAATTACAAGCATGCAATATGCAGCGACGATTATGTTCGCATTCGTCATGGAGCAACTGTTTTTGTTACCGGGGCCGTTAAGGACGGGATACATGTTAATGATAAGTTTGTGATGACTGGCGGTTTGCTGAATGTTACTTCTGCGGGAGATGCTGTTGAGGCGGAAGAGGGAACCATAGAAGTTAATGGAGGAGAGATAGTTATAAAATCTGTCGGTGACGGACTTAAAGCCAGTTATGAAAAAGTTGATACTAATAATGATGGCGTAGATGATAATGGAATTACCCCTTATGTAAAAGTTACCGGCGGAAAAATTACAAGCACAACTACGGGAGAGAAAGGACATGGAATTAATTCTACAGGTGACGTAACCATAAGCGGAGGAACTCTTGCATTGCAGGCAGGAGGCAATGGGGCAAAGGCAATTAAGAGTGATGCAAACGTCTCAATTACAGGAGGTACGCTCACTTTAAAAACCACCGGTCCGGCATTTTATGATACGGATGATAAAGATATTTCTTCTCCTGCATGCATAAACGCAGATGGAAATTTGACTTTTAGCGGCGCAACTTTGGATGCAAAATCTACTGGTGCTGCTGGCAAAGGAATTTCTGTTGACGGGACGGCTACATTTTCAGGTGGAACAATTAGTATTGTCACGACAGGTCAGAAGTATACGTACGGTAATGATGATTCATCTCCAAAAGGTATTAAGGCAGAGGGAAATCTTGCAATTGACGGAGGTGCAATTGCGGTTGTTACTTCAGGTGGAGAGGGGAGCGAAGGCATTGAGAGCAAGGCAATTCTGACAATAAATAACGGTACCATAGAGGTGCAGAGTTATGATGACTGCATTAATGCGGCTAAATCAATTGTTATTAACGGCGGCAAAACTTATTGTTTCAGCTCAAATAATGATGCGATAGATTCCAATGGTACTATGACAATTACGGGCGGCGTTACTTTAGCTGTCGGGACTACAACACCTGAGGCGGGATTTGACTGTGACCAAAATACTTTCACTATTACGGGCGGAATTATAATTGGCACAGGAGGAGACAGCAGCACTCCTTCCAGTTCTACAACTCAAAACACTCTGCTTTACGGAGGTTCAGGCGGTGCGGGGAATTGCGTAAACATTACAAATTCCAGCGGCAACAGCGTAATTATGTTTAAGATTCCAAAGACCTACAGCTCAATGGTTTTGCTGGTCTCAACTCCAAGCTTTGCAACATCTTCTACATATAATATTTACGGCGGAGGGAGCATAAGCGGAGGAACATCTTTCCATAATTATTACACGGATGCAACATATTCCGGAGGTTCAAAAATAACCTCATTTACAACCAGCAGCACCGTGACAAAAGTTGGCACGTTTACAAACGGCGGAGGCGACAATCCGGGCGGCGGAGGACAGCCGGGGAGATAA
- a CDS encoding bifunctional YncE family protein/alkaline phosphatase family protein gives MKKFLSVSSIAAAAMLLIMPAVFCNYATAQSKKKSRKTEQQFEKSSSKLKRAVALGESQKDSAGEAIKAEAVTLPNGWKLTPVGKQFKLGDLPLNMAVSPNQKWLAVTNNGYGRQCIQLFNTKEERETDNVTIPMSWYGICFSPDSKTLYASGGNENKIRIYSVSDDGKLAQADSIVMGKPWPNHISPSGIVISKKYGQLLVVTRRDNSIYIYGQSKNKNAELQNRNNKSGNSSGEVYNQLIKKVSAGSECYDIVLSKDEENAYVSCWGGKKVKVWNLKKQEWTESYDVGNHPNELCLDKDGERLFVANADDNSVSVIDLQNKRVEEILNAALFPNSLAGSTTNGLCISPKGKKLYVANADNNCVTVFDISEKGESKCLGFIPVGWYPTNVKCASGKLWVTNGKGLKSAPNPYGPEPADVREDFGHHSGDSHKTQGVEYIAGLFLGALSEIDLPVDDKLAEYSKQVYANTPYNQANDLTAEGEPGNPIPAKVGNPSPIKYVFYIIQENRTYDQVLGDIKEGNGDSSLVLFGDKVTPNHHALAKQFVLLDNFYVNAEVSCDGHNWTVGGYANDFLEKTWPTYYSGRGDYYAGEGAQEMGNNTSGFIWDMCKKMGVSYRTYGEFVYRKNGVLVPSVPSLADHFCKTYEPWNLAVRDTIRYGQWVKDFDSLVVANAVPHFQIVRVPNDHTMGMRIGQRTPFAFAADNDLAVGMIIDHLSHSPIWKESVVFIVEDDAQNGADHVDAHRSPCYIAGGFVKRGFVDHTPYTTTSVLRTMELILGLPPMTQYDASARSMWRCFSPTADTTAFHFLPANINLDDRNVKKDKWQAMCEKYNFNKEDAVPDVEFNQMLWHAIKGDGTPYPAIRRSAFLTYTKDADDD, from the coding sequence ATGAAAAAATTTTTATCCGTTTCCTCAATAGCTGCCGCAGCAATGCTATTAATTATGCCCGCTGTATTTTGCAATTATGCAACAGCACAAAGCAAAAAGAAAAGCAGGAAAACAGAGCAGCAATTTGAGAAAAGTTCCAGCAAATTAAAAAGGGCTGTAGCGCTTGGAGAGAGTCAGAAAGACTCTGCAGGAGAGGCAATTAAAGCGGAAGCTGTTACTCTTCCTAACGGATGGAAGCTGACTCCGGTTGGGAAGCAATTCAAACTTGGAGACCTCCCTCTTAACATGGCGGTTTCTCCAAATCAGAAGTGGCTGGCAGTGACCAACAACGGATACGGCAGGCAGTGCATTCAGCTCTTTAATACTAAGGAGGAGCGTGAGACTGACAATGTCACAATTCCTATGAGCTGGTATGGAATCTGTTTTTCTCCCGACAGTAAAACACTCTATGCGTCAGGAGGTAACGAGAATAAAATAAGAATATATTCTGTAAGCGATGATGGGAAACTTGCACAGGCTGACAGCATAGTAATGGGAAAACCATGGCCAAATCATATCAGTCCGTCAGGAATAGTAATATCAAAGAAATATGGTCAGCTGCTGGTAGTTACAAGAAGGGATAACAGCATTTATATTTACGGGCAATCCAAAAATAAAAACGCTGAATTACAAAACAGAAACAACAAATCTGGAAACAGCAGCGGAGAAGTTTATAACCAGCTGATTAAGAAAGTATCAGCAGGCAGCGAGTGCTATGATATAGTATTATCCAAGGATGAAGAGAATGCTTATGTTTCTTGCTGGGGAGGGAAAAAAGTAAAAGTTTGGAATCTAAAAAAGCAAGAGTGGACAGAGAGCTATGATGTTGGGAATCACCCAAATGAACTATGTTTGGATAAAGACGGAGAGCGTCTTTTTGTTGCAAATGCAGATGATAACAGCGTAAGTGTGATAGACTTGCAGAATAAAAGAGTTGAGGAGATTTTAAATGCGGCGTTGTTCCCTAATTCACTGGCAGGTAGTACAACAAATGGATTGTGCATTTCACCTAAGGGAAAGAAACTTTATGTTGCAAATGCAGATAATAATTGCGTCACAGTGTTTGACATTTCAGAAAAAGGAGAGAGCAAATGCCTGGGATTCATACCTGTAGGTTGGTATCCGACAAATGTAAAATGCGCATCGGGCAAACTTTGGGTTACAAACGGCAAAGGTCTTAAGTCAGCTCCAAACCCTTACGGTCCTGAGCCTGCGGATGTTAGAGAAGACTTTGGACATCATAGCGGAGACTCACACAAGACACAGGGCGTGGAGTACATTGCAGGGCTTTTCCTTGGCGCGCTATCAGAAATAGATTTGCCAGTAGATGATAAACTTGCTGAGTATTCAAAACAAGTATATGCCAATACACCTTATAATCAGGCAAATGACTTAACAGCAGAGGGCGAGCCGGGCAATCCTATTCCTGCAAAAGTTGGTAATCCAAGTCCTATCAAATATGTATTTTATATTATACAAGAGAACAGAACTTATGACCAAGTTCTAGGAGACATCAAGGAGGGAAATGGAGATTCTTCACTTGTGCTTTTTGGAGATAAGGTAACTCCAAATCACCATGCGCTTGCAAAACAATTTGTGCTGCTGGATAATTTTTATGTTAACGCAGAAGTCAGCTGCGACGGACATAACTGGACTGTAGGAGGTTACGCTAATGACTTTTTGGAGAAGACATGGCCAACCTACTATAGCGGCAGAGGAGATTATTATGCAGGAGAAGGAGCACAAGAGATGGGAAATAACACCAGCGGATTTATTTGGGACATGTGCAAGAAGATGGGAGTTTCATACCGCACTTATGGAGAATTTGTCTATAGAAAAAATGGAGTCCTTGTTCCATCTGTACCCTCTTTGGCTGACCATTTTTGCAAAACTTATGAGCCTTGGAATCTTGCCGTAAGAGATACTATCAGATACGGACAATGGGTCAAAGATTTTGATTCTCTGGTTGTTGCAAATGCAGTTCCGCATTTTCAAATTGTGAGAGTTCCAAATGACCACACAATGGGAATGAGAATTGGACAGCGCACTCCATTTGCATTTGCGGCAGACAATGATTTAGCTGTCGGGATGATAATAGACCACCTTAGCCACTCGCCTATTTGGAAGGAGAGCGTTGTTTTTATTGTTGAGGATGACGCGCAAAACGGTGCGGACCACGTAGATGCGCACAGAAGTCCTTGCTATATTGCAGGCGGTTTTGTAAAGCGCGGATTTGTAGACCACACCCCTTACACAACAACTTCCGTTCTCCGCACAATGGAACTTATACTTGGCTTACCGCCTATGACTCAATATGATGCAAGCGCGCGCTCAATGTGGAGATGTTTCTCTCCAACCGCAGATACAACTGCTTTTCATTTCCTTCCCGCCAACATCAATTTGGATGACCGCAATGTCAAAAAGGATAAATGGCAGGCAATGTGCGAGAAATACAATTTCAACAAAGAGGATGCGGTGCCCGATGTAGAATTCAATCAAATGTTGTGGCATGCAATAAAAGGAGACGGAACTCCTTATCCTGCAATAAGACGTTCCGCCTTCTTAACGTATACAAAAGATGCGGACGATGACTAA
- a CDS encoding tryptophanase gives MELPFAESWKIKMVEPIRKSTRAEREEWLKKAYYNVFQLKAEEVYIDLLTDSGTGSMSQGQWAALMLGDESYAGATSFYKFEAEVQKITGFKYVIPTHQGRAAENVLFSYLVKPGNVIPGNAHFDTTKGHIESRKAKAIDVTVDEAKDTQLEIPFKGNVSIEKLEKVLKENKGNVPFMVLTVTNNTVGGQPVSMQNIRETSEVCKKYGVPIVMDSARFAENAYFIKVREKGYENKTIKEIALEMFSYVDGMTMSAKKDAIVNMGGFIATNNKDWYEGAKMFCIPFEGYITYGGLNGRDLNALAVGLEENTEFDMLNTRIHQVQHLADKLDEYGIPYQRPAGGHAIFVDADKVLTHVPKEEFPAQTLTCELYLEAGVRACEIGYILADRDPVTRQNRFGGLDLLRMAIPRRVYTDNHMDVIAAALKNVYDRRESITHGVAIEWEAPLMRHFTVKLKRL, from the coding sequence ATGGAACTGCCATTTGCAGAATCTTGGAAAATAAAGATGGTTGAACCCATCAGAAAAAGCACTCGCGCAGAACGTGAGGAGTGGCTTAAAAAAGCATATTATAATGTATTTCAACTTAAGGCGGAGGAGGTTTATATAGACCTTCTAACAGACTCAGGCACAGGCTCTATGAGCCAAGGACAATGGGCTGCGCTTATGCTTGGAGATGAGAGCTATGCCGGCGCAACTTCTTTTTATAAGTTTGAGGCGGAAGTTCAAAAAATCACTGGGTTTAAATATGTGATTCCAACTCACCAAGGCCGCGCCGCTGAGAATGTTTTATTCTCTTATTTGGTAAAGCCCGGCAATGTAATTCCAGGAAACGCTCACTTTGATACAACAAAAGGTCATATTGAGAGCCGCAAGGCCAAGGCCATTGATGTAACTGTAGATGAAGCAAAAGACACTCAGCTGGAGATTCCTTTTAAGGGAAATGTAAGCATTGAAAAACTGGAGAAAGTTCTTAAGGAAAATAAGGGGAATGTGCCTTTTATGGTCCTGACAGTTACTAACAATACTGTTGGTGGTCAGCCTGTTAGCATGCAGAATATTAGAGAGACAAGTGAGGTTTGCAAGAAGTACGGAGTTCCAATTGTAATGGATTCAGCGCGTTTTGCAGAGAATGCTTATTTCATTAAAGTGCGTGAGAAAGGGTATGAAAATAAGACCATTAAGGAGATTGCGCTGGAGATGTTTTCTTATGTTGACGGTATGACAATGAGTGCCAAAAAAGATGCTATCGTGAATATGGGAGGCTTTATTGCTACTAATAATAAAGATTGGTATGAAGGGGCAAAAATGTTCTGCATTCCGTTTGAAGGATATATTACTTACGGCGGTTTGAACGGACGTGATTTGAATGCGTTAGCTGTTGGTCTTGAGGAGAATACTGAGTTTGATATGCTTAATACAAGAATACATCAGGTACAGCATCTTGCTGATAAATTGGATGAATACGGGATTCCTTATCAGCGTCCTGCCGGCGGCCATGCAATTTTTGTAGATGCGGATAAAGTTTTGACTCATGTTCCAAAAGAGGAATTTCCTGCACAGACTTTGACTTGCGAGCTTTATCTTGAGGCTGGCGTAAGAGCCTGTGAGATAGGGTATATCTTGGCAGATAGAGATCCTGTTACAAGACAGAATCGTTTTGGAGGTTTGGATTTATTGAGGATGGCTATTCCTAGAAGAGTCTATACAGATAACCACATGGATGTGATTGCTGCCGCTCTTAAGAATGTTTATGACAGGAGAGAGTCAATAACTCACGGTGTTGCAATAGAGTGGGAGGCGCCGCTGATGCGTCACTTTACCGTTAAGCTTAAACGCCTGTAA
- a CDS encoding C10 family peptidase, protein MKKLRVFLLLFSAVLFFSCGKMPEPKTDPVSIVAMDSTYIVSESQSLNLCLKTLNALDPSSKSSSSNARVVSSFVKISSLISGKGTFTKAGKMEAPSFYLFNFSNNQGYALASADKRDDGAIYMFSEKGNLNLSDIDTSSIQHYVLNLIEKYHNYQIDSCNSSHINKVQTKGVADKDGYESITTSVITAKYGPLITTAWDQDDPFNYYANNYGGAQCRGKNPHMGCGPIAVAQLAAYYNYPSSYTQDGITYTFNWSIINQGKTKSDLNSDTIRKYEVSKFIYAVACAEGIKYGTDGSSVSRYFLKKGLTRLGFVHESHTHDFTYPAVRLSLTQSHPVIIRGDTTDAKRGHVWLIDGFSEITDEVRAYDEQGNLVENTVLNIYNYNLYYKYIHCNFGWGAFYSDSNRDYEYSSQYENYTANVNASVFKPNKKYTFNQDLRILSNVHN, encoded by the coding sequence ATGAAAAAACTGAGAGTTTTTTTGCTTCTTTTTTCTGCCGTTCTTTTTTTCAGCTGCGGCAAGATGCCGGAACCAAAAACAGACCCCGTTAGTATTGTTGCGATGGACTCCACTTACATAGTATCAGAAAGTCAATCGTTGAATCTCTGTCTAAAAACTCTAAATGCACTTGACCCTTCATCCAAATCTTCCTCAAGCAATGCAAGAGTTGTTTCATCATTTGTAAAGATATCATCCTTGATTTCGGGAAAAGGTACATTTACTAAAGCAGGAAAGATGGAAGCCCCATCTTTCTATTTATTTAACTTCTCTAATAATCAAGGCTATGCGCTTGCTTCTGCAGACAAACGCGATGATGGTGCAATATATATGTTTTCAGAAAAAGGCAATCTCAACCTATCTGACATTGACACAAGCAGTATTCAGCACTACGTCCTTAATCTTATTGAAAAATACCATAATTATCAAATCGATTCTTGCAATAGTAGTCACATCAACAAAGTCCAAACCAAAGGGGTGGCTGATAAGGATGGTTATGAGTCTATTACAACTTCAGTAATAACAGCAAAATATGGCCCTCTAATCACAACAGCATGGGATCAGGATGATCCTTTTAACTATTATGCCAATAATTATGGGGGAGCACAGTGCAGGGGGAAAAACCCACATATGGGGTGCGGACCAATCGCGGTTGCACAATTAGCAGCATATTACAATTATCCAAGCTCCTATACCCAAGACGGCATCACTTATACATTTAATTGGAGCATAATAAACCAAGGGAAAACCAAGAGTGATTTAAACTCAGATACAATAAGAAAATATGAGGTATCGAAATTTATTTATGCAGTTGCGTGCGCTGAGGGCATAAAATATGGCACAGATGGTTCATCAGTAAGTAGGTATTTTTTAAAAAAAGGCTTAACAAGATTGGGATTTGTCCACGAAAGCCATACACATGACTTTACATATCCGGCTGTCAGATTATCACTAACGCAGAGTCATCCTGTTATCATCAGAGGAGATACTACGGACGCTAAGAGAGGTCATGTTTGGCTTATTGATGGTTTTTCAGAAATTACTGATGAGGTAAGGGCTTATGATGAACAGGGTAATTTAGTTGAGAACACGGTGCTCAATATATACAATTATAACCTATATTATAAATACATTCACTGCAATTTCGGCTGGGGGGCGTTTTATTCTGATAGCAATAGGGATTATGAGTATTCTTCTCAATATGAAAATTATACCGCTAATGTTAATGCAAGTGTATTCAAACCAAATAAGAAATATACCTTTAACCAAGATTTAAGAATTCTGTCAAATGTTCATAATTAA
- the ybaK gene encoding Cys-tRNA(Pro) deacylase, with protein sequence MKINKTNAARLLDKAGIKYELVPYQVDEENLSAQHVADSLGEDINQVFKTLVLKGDRTGHFVCVVPGDEEVNLKMAAKVSGNKSCDLIPLKELLPTTGYIRGGCSPIGMKKKFPTFIHDSCLQFPYIYVSAGIRGLQVKINPQDLIKETGAAIVPQLCKTN encoded by the coding sequence ATGAAAATCAACAAAACAAACGCAGCACGCCTCCTGGACAAGGCCGGCATCAAGTATGAGCTTGTGCCGTATCAGGTGGATGAGGAGAATCTCTCCGCACAGCACGTTGCTGACAGCCTTGGAGAGGACATCAATCAGGTGTTTAAGACACTGGTTCTCAAGGGAGACCGCACGGGGCATTTTGTTTGCGTTGTTCCCGGTGATGAAGAGGTAAATCTGAAAATGGCAGCAAAGGTATCAGGCAACAAGAGCTGTGATTTGATTCCGCTAAAAGAGCTGCTGCCAACAACAGGCTACATTCGCGGAGGGTGCTCACCTATCGGGATGAAGAAAAAGTTTCCCACTTTTATTCACGACAGTTGTTTGCAATTTCCTTATATCTACGTTAGTGCTGGCATCAGAGGGCTGCAGGTAAAAATTAATCCTCAGGATTTAATTAAGGAGACCGGTGCAGCAATTGTGCCACAACTTTGCAAAACTAACTGA
- a CDS encoding transglutaminase-like domain-containing protein, giving the protein MKQTFLQSCATTAIILMLPFLANAQNSKKQDKTSQTVKTQTIDTVAVKNFEQVVKDFGTAVTEQSKSKKHDYNVLAKEYNDFYAKYKALPDEIKKYYRDEKGFDFSALYYNLACYNARVGNKQMALAAIDSVAKYGTESYSWAMKDEDLASLRGEQKFKDAMTALREKTDYQHILQQSAPYAPDSVKFHFTYANPDDSNLVRVRMKFNLDSIAGNGDELSKIEKIMFWVHNTIRHDGMHGNPSPYNAINMVESCKKSGNGLNCRGLAMLLNECYLAMGFKSRYVTCMPKVYINDCHVINSVYSNTLHKWIWMDPTFAAFMMDENYNLLSIEEVRERFKDGRTVRLNDDANWNGQKKSQQEYFDYMSKNLYYVECINHTGFDTETYIQGHKYTPEEIAQHTYIDLCPQNYKPDRSSKEVTTDSKRFWENPYR; this is encoded by the coding sequence ATGAAACAGACATTTTTACAAAGTTGTGCCACAACGGCAATAATTTTAATGTTACCCTTTCTGGCAAATGCACAGAACAGCAAGAAGCAAGACAAAACATCACAAACAGTTAAGACTCAGACTATTGATACAGTAGCTGTTAAAAATTTTGAACAAGTAGTCAAAGATTTTGGCACCGCAGTTACAGAGCAGAGCAAATCTAAAAAACATGACTATAACGTTCTTGCAAAAGAATACAATGATTTTTATGCAAAGTACAAAGCGCTGCCTGACGAAATAAAAAAATACTATCGGGATGAAAAAGGATTTGACTTTAGCGCATTGTATTATAACCTAGCCTGTTACAACGCAAGAGTTGGCAATAAGCAGATGGCGCTTGCCGCAATTGACAGCGTTGCAAAATATGGCACCGAGTCTTACAGCTGGGCAATGAAAGATGAGGACCTTGCGTCCTTAAGAGGAGAGCAAAAGTTTAAAGATGCAATGACAGCGTTGAGAGAAAAGACTGATTATCAGCATATTTTACAGCAGTCTGCCCCTTATGCTCCCGACAGTGTAAAGTTTCATTTTACTTATGCCAACCCAGATGACAGCAATCTGGTGCGCGTGAGAATGAAATTTAATCTGGACAGCATTGCCGGTAACGGAGATGAACTCTCTAAGATTGAGAAGATTATGTTTTGGGTTCATAATACAATCCGCCATGACGGAATGCACGGAAACCCATCTCCATATAATGCAATAAATATGGTTGAGTCTTGCAAGAAAAGCGGAAATGGTTTGAACTGCAGAGGATTGGCAATGCTCCTAAATGAGTGCTACCTGGCAATGGGATTCAAATCCAGATACGTCACATGCATGCCAAAGGTTTACATCAATGATTGTCACGTAATTAATTCTGTGTATTCCAACACATTGCACAAGTGGATTTGGATGGACCCAACATTTGCCGCATTCATGATGGATGAAAATTACAATCTGCTTTCCATAGAAGAGGTGCGTGAAAGATTCAAAGATGGACGCACAGTCCGGCTTAATGATGATGCCAACTGGAACGGACAGAAAAAGTCACAACAAGAATATTTCGATTACATGAGCAAGAATCTGTACTATGTAGAGTGCATTAACCATACAGGCTTTGATACAGAGACTTACATTCAAGGACACAAATACACTCCGGAGGAAATTGCACAGCACACATACATAGATTTATGTCCGCAGAATTACAAGCCGGACAGAAGCAGCAAAGAGGTCACAACGGACAGCAAGCGGTTCTGGGAGAATCCATATAGATAA
- a CDS encoding multidrug efflux SMR transporter, giving the protein MQKVIERKMKQYIFLILAIICEVAWALLLKFTNQFTKVGMTIITLIAYFAALFFLDKTLKTMPVGLAYAVWAGSGMVLIALLGVVILKQHLDWPAIIGLSLILCGVLIINIFSKSIVH; this is encoded by the coding sequence TTGCAGAAAGTTATCGAAAGGAAAATGAAACAGTATATCTTCTTGATATTGGCCATTATATGTGAGGTTGCGTGGGCGCTGCTCTTAAAGTTTACAAATCAGTTTACAAAAGTTGGAATGACAATCATCACTCTGATTGCCTATTTTGCCGCGCTTTTCTTTTTGGATAAAACTCTGAAAACCATGCCAGTGGGGTTGGCTTATGCAGTATGGGCCGGTTCCGGAATGGTGCTGATTGCTTTGCTTGGTGTTGTTATTTTAAAACAGCATCTTGATTGGCCCGCAATTATTGGTCTATCTCTGATTCTTTGCGGAGTCCTGATTATCAATATTTTCTCTAAGTCTATTGTGCACTAG